A part of Sandaracinaceae bacterium genomic DNA contains:
- a CDS encoding alpha/beta hydrolase-fold protein, which yields MSRMLWVALLLASACESPDAPLDASAPTDASAPVDGSTSADAGPAPLLAAMDDLTLDEREVATVVIPARAGARVFVEGAPPGTVFDEPSRTLALFPDFTQSGTYPITVDVLDERGEGADTASATFTLTVRDTITPPDPVIVGEEALWGATLYSLELTTDDFLDPPGLAGRTFEARVVVPDAATAEAPLPLSIGLHGSGGSAGTGGGSRERFGIGPSEPYVSWWTGQHSDLPDEPGADATVANTSQRRILHLLDWVTRTFEGVDRERVSVSGSSMGGSGAIYFAIRYGYHLSQVTSNIGMTAIGLAGEGAQTALERHWGARSSALLDDRGVPVWQRYDLSRALAEDSGLRDVFFTTDSGVTDRIIAFHHISSPSPVTGEAFVDIAQRVHVGHRITWDQRGHQTGEGGFTSRWSGSLPEASALRRDRPFPAFTGSSLDQDPPRWDEAAEAFVGGDPRGMRNRYLAWVTADIVDERERLELPLFVRTDPPAEPFADGYPEVGHGYTGALPVTADVTPRRVRRFRCLPGERVRWSFGTGSGVVTADDEGAVTVPDLALGAEPVTLVLTRS from the coding sequence ATGTCACGCATGCTGTGGGTCGCGCTCCTCCTCGCCTCCGCCTGTGAGTCACCCGACGCGCCCTTGGACGCGAGCGCTCCGACCGACGCATCCGCGCCGGTAGACGGATCGACGAGCGCCGACGCGGGGCCGGCGCCGCTGCTCGCCGCGATGGACGACCTCACCCTCGACGAGCGGGAGGTGGCCACCGTGGTGATCCCCGCCCGCGCGGGAGCGCGCGTGTTCGTCGAGGGCGCGCCGCCCGGCACCGTGTTCGACGAGCCGTCCCGCACCCTCGCGCTCTTCCCCGACTTCACCCAGAGCGGGACGTACCCGATCACCGTGGACGTGCTCGACGAGCGGGGCGAAGGCGCGGACACGGCGAGCGCCACCTTCACCCTCACGGTGCGCGACACCATCACGCCGCCGGATCCGGTCATCGTCGGCGAGGAGGCGCTCTGGGGCGCGACCCTCTACTCCCTCGAGCTCACCACGGACGACTTCCTCGACCCACCCGGCCTGGCGGGTCGGACCTTCGAGGCGCGCGTGGTGGTTCCGGACGCGGCGACCGCCGAGGCGCCGCTGCCGCTGAGCATCGGCCTGCATGGCTCCGGCGGCTCCGCGGGCACGGGAGGAGGGAGCCGAGAGCGCTTCGGCATCGGCCCGTCGGAGCCCTACGTCAGCTGGTGGACCGGCCAGCACTCCGACCTGCCCGACGAGCCGGGCGCGGACGCCACGGTCGCCAACACCTCGCAGCGCCGCATCCTGCATCTGCTCGACTGGGTGACGCGCACCTTCGAGGGCGTCGACCGCGAGCGCGTGAGCGTCTCCGGCTCCTCCATGGGGGGCTCGGGCGCGATCTACTTCGCGATCCGTTACGGCTACCACCTCTCTCAGGTCACCTCGAACATCGGCATGACCGCGATCGGGCTCGCCGGCGAGGGGGCCCAGACCGCGCTCGAGAGGCACTGGGGTGCGCGCTCGAGCGCGCTGCTCGACGACCGCGGGGTGCCCGTCTGGCAGCGCTACGACCTGTCCCGCGCCCTCGCCGAGGACTCCGGCCTGCGCGACGTCTTCTTCACCACCGACAGCGGCGTCACGGACCGCATCATCGCGTTCCACCACATCAGCAGCCCGAGCCCGGTCACGGGAGAGGCCTTCGTCGACATCGCGCAGCGGGTGCACGTCGGCCACCGGATCACCTGGGATCAGCGCGGGCACCAGACGGGCGAGGGGGGATTCACCTCGCGCTGGTCGGGCTCGCTCCCCGAGGCGTCAGCGCTGCGGCGTGACCGGCCGTTCCCGGCGTTCACCGGCTCCTCGCTCGACCAGGATCCTCCCCGCTGGGACGAGGCGGCCGAGGCGTTCGTCGGCGGCGATCCACGCGGCATGCGCAACCGCTACCTCGCGTGGGTGACGGCTGACATCGTCGACGAGCGAGAGCGCCTGGAGCTGCCGCTGTTCGTGCGCACCGATCCGCCGGCCGAGCCCTTCGCCGACGGATACCCCGAGGTCGGTCACGGCTACACGGGCGCGCTCCCCGTCACGGCGGACGTCACGCCGCGGCGCGTCCGACGCTTCCGGTGCCTCCCGGGAGAGCGCGTCCGCTGGAGCTTCGGTACGGGGAGCGGCGTCGTCACAGCAGACGACGAAGGCGCGGTGACGGTGCCGGACCTCGCGCTCGGCGCCGAGCCCGTGACGCTCGTGCTCACGCGCTCGTGA
- a CDS encoding right-handed parallel beta-helix repeat-containing protein has translation MKISRRDFNFLLGSTGLAACTPGMDPLDAAPARDAQVPPDASDAGAETDARADAAAPREGLFARRTKTVSPDADGTGDGSDARPWTLTQAMELAVAGDVVGIRPGRYVGRQPQASIDDPSLTNNLPAWAPANDGTADAPIVFVAQFSAAHHDTDRSELHSGASHGAGSRTGWPCFGTRMRTRTSHVKWIGLYADEGDPEGHIFQDCGVVTCWNADHITIAECHIVGDPDVSAGDNYSAIRLEGVEDTAIHDNRLEGFWGGGGTNNSGVILYGVDRLRVEHNHFLRCAHGVQPKGAGYGLEMQALTVRLNHFEGCVSALRLHRPVANPGGSRSRVQQNLVEDCRYFIELTTSSGVMRVADLDVFNNTIAHGRDGADPGCIWWAAPPDGGDCRVFNNLFFDVDAYLGSYSASAAAIAGFAAYDHNALSFARSAFGGSRALQDMALSEWQRTHGQDRSSLVGDPRVDDAYRLQPDSPCVGAGRDLLGLFGPVDGPVNIGAFVTGGETIGIRTA, from the coding sequence ATGAAGATCAGCCGCCGCGACTTCAACTTCCTGCTCGGCTCGACGGGCCTCGCCGCCTGCACGCCGGGGATGGATCCGCTCGACGCCGCGCCCGCTCGCGACGCGCAGGTCCCGCCGGACGCCTCGGACGCAGGGGCCGAGACGGACGCCCGCGCGGACGCCGCGGCGCCGCGCGAGGGCCTGTTCGCGCGCCGCACGAAGACCGTCTCCCCCGACGCCGACGGCACGGGGGACGGCTCCGACGCGCGCCCGTGGACCTTGACCCAGGCGATGGAGCTCGCGGTGGCGGGCGACGTCGTGGGGATCCGGCCCGGGCGCTACGTGGGCCGGCAGCCGCAGGCCTCCATCGACGACCCGAGCCTGACCAACAACCTCCCCGCCTGGGCGCCCGCCAACGACGGGACCGCGGACGCGCCGATCGTGTTCGTGGCGCAGTTCTCCGCCGCCCACCACGACACCGACCGGAGCGAGCTCCACAGCGGCGCGAGCCACGGCGCGGGATCGCGAACCGGCTGGCCTTGCTTCGGCACGCGCATGCGCACGCGCACGAGCCACGTGAAGTGGATCGGCCTGTACGCAGACGAGGGCGACCCCGAGGGGCACATCTTCCAGGACTGCGGCGTCGTCACGTGCTGGAACGCCGACCACATCACGATCGCGGAGTGCCACATCGTCGGAGATCCCGACGTCTCGGCCGGCGACAACTACTCGGCCATCCGGCTCGAGGGCGTCGAGGACACCGCGATCCACGACAACCGGCTGGAGGGGTTCTGGGGCGGCGGCGGCACCAACAACAGCGGCGTCATCCTCTACGGCGTCGATCGGCTGCGCGTGGAGCACAACCACTTCCTCCGCTGCGCGCACGGCGTGCAGCCCAAGGGCGCGGGCTACGGGCTCGAGATGCAGGCGCTCACGGTGCGCCTGAACCACTTCGAGGGCTGCGTCTCGGCGCTGCGCCTCCATCGCCCGGTCGCGAACCCCGGCGGCTCGCGCTCTCGCGTTCAGCAGAACCTGGTCGAGGACTGCCGCTACTTCATCGAGCTCACCACGAGCAGCGGCGTGATGCGCGTGGCCGACCTCGACGTCTTCAACAACACGATCGCGCACGGGCGGGACGGCGCCGACCCCGGCTGCATCTGGTGGGCCGCCCCGCCCGACGGCGGAGACTGCCGCGTCTTCAACAACCTGTTCTTCGACGTCGACGCCTACCTCGGCAGCTACTCCGCGTCCGCGGCCGCCATCGCGGGCTTCGCCGCCTACGACCACAACGCGCTCTCGTTCGCGCGCTCGGCCTTCGGCGGCAGCCGCGCGCTGCAAGACATGGCGCTCTCCGAGTGGCAGCGCACCCACGGCCAAGACCGGAGCTCGCTCGTGGGCGACCCACGGGTCGACGACGCATATCGACTTCAGCCCGACAGCCCCTGCGTCGGCGCGGGGCGCGACCTGCTCGGGCTCTTCGGCCCGGTCGACGGCCCGGTCAACATCGGCGCCTTCGTCACCGGCGGCGAGACGATCGGGATACGAACGGCGTAG
- a CDS encoding tetratricopeptide repeat protein, giving the protein MSSAEKKREDAPRLIEALAERLEAKLGPHASRAVDAALADEVDRLADKVAEKVARAVTEGAPIEDLGWDDEKQTVQQPLEQMQRFRQIAAMSQPPRGSLTNAPVLGALRKTAPKQGWVKPDDRSSGIREAVHIEGADPMGITVPRAAPLSLADMAETAPRDAVSEDDADEALETPDADATAEHDALSQALAREERATVPARPPRVTEAPRLAQLPESPPEVDAPRRRLAPFVGLAVILLVVAVAIAAALVFGASSLTEQPGEVTRGAAPPTAAPAAAPPVEAPEREAPASESEAESPESAQAPESEPGAEDEASARERSDALVRDGQLAEREGRWEAARVAYQQAFEVHEANPHAVAGLARERLTAGDAEGALEHAERAVQLRRRRASYRVLLGDARRMAGDIGGARRAYERALELDPEDAEARRRLGR; this is encoded by the coding sequence GTGTCGTCGGCCGAGAAGAAGCGCGAAGACGCTCCGCGTCTGATCGAGGCGCTGGCCGAGCGGCTGGAGGCCAAGCTCGGCCCGCACGCGTCTCGCGCGGTGGACGCGGCCCTCGCGGACGAGGTGGATCGGCTGGCCGACAAGGTGGCTGAGAAGGTGGCCCGCGCGGTCACCGAGGGCGCGCCCATCGAGGACCTCGGCTGGGACGACGAGAAGCAGACCGTCCAGCAGCCGCTCGAGCAGATGCAGCGCTTCCGGCAGATCGCCGCGATGAGCCAGCCGCCGCGGGGCTCGCTCACCAACGCCCCGGTGCTCGGCGCGCTGCGCAAGACCGCGCCCAAGCAGGGCTGGGTCAAGCCCGATGATCGCAGCTCGGGGATCCGAGAGGCGGTGCACATCGAGGGCGCGGACCCCATGGGCATCACCGTGCCGCGCGCCGCGCCGCTCTCCCTCGCCGACATGGCCGAGACCGCGCCCCGCGACGCGGTGAGCGAAGACGACGCGGACGAGGCGCTCGAGACGCCCGACGCGGACGCGACGGCGGAGCACGACGCGCTCTCTCAGGCGCTGGCGAGAGAGGAGCGCGCGACGGTGCCCGCGCGCCCGCCGCGCGTGACGGAGGCGCCGCGCCTGGCGCAGCTCCCCGAGTCGCCGCCCGAGGTCGACGCGCCCCGGCGCCGGCTCGCGCCCTTCGTGGGCCTCGCGGTGATCTTGCTCGTCGTGGCGGTGGCGATCGCGGCCGCGCTGGTGTTCGGCGCCTCGTCGCTCACGGAGCAGCCCGGCGAGGTCACGCGAGGGGCCGCGCCGCCGACGGCTGCGCCCGCCGCCGCGCCGCCGGTCGAGGCTCCCGAGCGCGAAGCTCCCGCGAGCGAGTCCGAGGCCGAGTCTCCCGAGAGCGCCCAGGCTCCCGAGAGCGAGCCCGGGGCCGAGGACGAGGCGTCGGCGCGCGAGCGCTCGGACGCGCTGGTGCGCGACGGACAGCTCGCCGAGCGCGAGGGACGCTGGGAGGCCGCGCGCGTCGCCTACCAGCAGGCGTTCGAGGTGCACGAGGCGAACCCGCACGCGGTGGCGGGCCTCGCGCGCGAGCGGCTGACCGCGGGCGACGCCGAGGGCGCGCTCGAGCACGCAGAGCGCGCGGTGCAGCTCCGGCGGCGGCGCGCGAGCTATCGCGTGTTGCTCGGCGACGCCCGCCGCATGGCCGGAGACATCGGCGGCGCGCGGCGCGCCTACGAGCGCGCGCTCGAGCTCGATCCGGAAGACGCCGAGGCCCGCCGCCGCCTCGGCCGCTGA
- the cysK gene encoding cysteine synthase A: protein MDDRIYDGVLDLVGRTPLIRLKKLSPKRGAEICGKLERNNPAGSVKDRPALFMIEAAEDAGQLREGSTLIEATSGNTGISLAAMSAVKGYRCVLVMPEDMSVSRRQILKSYGAEVILTPSMEGMAGAVERANRLLEETDGAFMPSQFDNPANPRSHEATTAEEIWKACGGEVDAFVAGVGTGGTVTGVGKVLKERNPEVKVVAVEPRASAVLSGGKPGLHGIQGLGAGFVPGVLDRALIDEILTVTDLAADRMTRRLAKEEGLLVGPSAGANVHAAQELAKRMKPGQRVVTILCDGGERYLC, encoded by the coding sequence TTGGACGATCGCATCTATGACGGAGTGCTGGATCTCGTCGGCCGGACGCCGCTGATCCGGTTGAAGAAGCTCTCGCCGAAGCGCGGGGCCGAGATCTGCGGGAAGCTCGAGCGGAACAACCCCGCCGGCTCGGTCAAGGACCGCCCGGCCCTGTTCATGATCGAGGCGGCCGAGGACGCGGGGCAGCTGCGCGAGGGCTCGACGCTGATCGAGGCGACGAGCGGCAACACGGGGATCAGCCTCGCGGCGATGAGCGCGGTCAAGGGCTACCGCTGCGTGCTCGTGATGCCCGAGGACATGAGCGTCTCGCGCCGGCAGATCCTCAAGAGCTACGGGGCCGAGGTGATCCTCACGCCCTCGATGGAGGGCATGGCCGGGGCGGTCGAGCGCGCCAACCGGCTGCTCGAGGAGACCGACGGCGCGTTCATGCCGAGCCAGTTCGACAACCCCGCCAACCCGCGCAGCCACGAGGCGACGACGGCGGAGGAGATCTGGAAGGCGTGCGGCGGCGAGGTCGACGCCTTCGTCGCGGGCGTGGGCACGGGCGGCACGGTCACCGGCGTGGGCAAGGTGCTGAAGGAGCGGAACCCCGAGGTGAAGGTCGTCGCGGTGGAGCCGCGCGCGAGCGCGGTGCTCAGCGGCGGCAAGCCGGGGCTGCACGGCATCCAGGGGCTCGGCGCGGGCTTCGTGCCGGGCGTGCTCGACCGCGCGCTGATCGACGAGATCCTCACGGTGACGGATCTGGCCGCGGACCGGATGACGCGCAGGCTGGCCAAGGAAGAGGGGCTCCTCGTGGGGCCGTCGGCCGGGGCCAACGTGCACGCGGCGCAGGAGCTGGCCAAGCGCATGAAGCCGGGGCAGCGCGTCGTCACGATCCTGTGCGACGGCGGCGAGCGGTATCTGTGCTGA